Proteins encoded by one window of Lathyrus oleraceus cultivar Zhongwan6 chromosome 1, CAAS_Psat_ZW6_1.0, whole genome shotgun sequence:
- the LOC127085896 gene encoding 54S ribosomal protein L51, mitochondrial, with product MALRGVWQLKKLVVSYSDWGGSSRGIRAFMESHMPAFKESNPQLEVATEMIRGQHPHLKAFYKNHNDRVVCVKNMDPEEILLHATRLRNALGRKVIKLRTRHVTKHPSVQGTWTTALKY from the exons ATGGCTCTGCGAGGAGTTTGGCAACTGAAGAAGCTCGTTGTTAGCTATAGTGATTGGGGCGGAAGTAGCAGAGGTATTAG GGCATTTATGGAGTCGCATATGCCAGCATTTAAGGAGTCGAATCCTCAGTTAGAGGTGGCCACTGAAATGATTCGTGGTCAGCATCCACATTTAAAGGCTTTTTACA AGAACCATAACGACCGAGTGGTGTGTGTGAAGAATATGGATCCGGAAGAGATACTTCTGCATGCAACCAGGCTGAGAAATGCACTCGGAAGAAAAGTAATAAAACTGAGGACAAGGCATGTAACCAAACACCCTAGTGTGCAAGGTACATGGACAACTGCGTTGAAATATTAG